One part of the Sciurus carolinensis chromosome 4, mSciCar1.2, whole genome shotgun sequence genome encodes these proteins:
- the Adamdec1 gene encoding ADAM DEC1 — protein MSQVLLSILWLMVQTQATVIKQTPGITLHELVYPKLLHISHKGRMENNHAERRGKEDINAPEVQYQIILNGEEIILHLQKTKHLLGPDYSETYYSSAGEEITRSSQSMKHCYYEGHILNEKDSVASISTCDGLRGYFTHHGQRYLIKPQRSTDQREHAVFTYNQEELDTANHTCGTRTIGRRQGHIRTSRSLKSPGQEDILQAQKFINLFLVLDNAFYKMYQGNLTVMRSFVFDVLNLLNVIYNTIDVRVALVGMEVWSDADKIKVVPDIGTTFNSFLRWHRSTLGKKKIHDHAQLLSGIGFNNGRVGMAASNSLCSSSSVAVIEAKRKTNVALVGVMSHELGHVLGMPDIPYTTKCPSGSCVMCQYLSSKFPKDFSTSCRSNFQKYLLSQKPKCILQAPLPKNIITEPVCGNQLLETGEDCDCGSPKECTNPCCEATTCYLTPGPECGEETPKHNTA, from the exons ATGTCTCAGGTCCTGCTTTCTATACTCTGGCTCATGGTTCAAACACAAG cCACGGTCATAAAGCAAACTCCTGGAATAACCCTCCATGAGCTAGTTTATCCCAAACTACTACACATTTCACACAAAGGAAGGATGGAAAACAACCACGCCGAGAGGCGAGGCAAAGAG gaCATAAATGCACCTGAAGTTCAGTATCAGATTATCTTAAATGGAGAAGAAATCATCCTTCACCTGCAAAAAACCAA GCATCTCCTGGGGCCGGACTACTCAGAAACATACTACTCCTCTGCAGGCGAGGAAATCACCAGGAGCTCTCAGAGCATG AAACACTGTTACTATGAAGGTCACATCCTCAATGAAAAGGATTCCGTTGCCAGCATTAGTACCTGTGATGGGTTGAG GGGATACTTCACCCACCACGGTCAAAGATACCTGATCAAACCTCAGAGGAGCACAGACCAGAGAGAACATGCCGTTTTTACATACAACCAGGAAGAATTAGACACAGCAAATCACACCTGTGGCACAAGAACTATTGGCAGGAGACAAGGCCATATTCGAACTTCTCGGTCCCTCAAAAGCCCAGGG CAAGAAGACATTCTTCAGGCACAGAAGTTCATCAATCTCTTTTTGGTGCTGGATAATGCCTTT TATAAGATGTACCAGGGGAATCTGACTGTGATGAGGAGCTTTGTGTTCGACGTGCTCAACCTACTCAATGTG ATTTATAATACTATCGATGTCCGTGTGGCCTTGGTTGGTATGGAGGTCTGGTCAGATGCTGATAAGATAAAGGTGGTCCCCGACATAGGCACCACCTTCAACAGCTTCCTGCGGTGGCATCGTTCTACCCTGGGCAAGAAGAAGATCCACGACCACGCGCAGCTTCTCAG TGGAATCGGCTTCAACAACGGTCGCGTGGGGATGGCGGCCTCCAACTCCCTGTGCTCCTCATCTTCAGTTGCCGTTATTGAG gctaaaagaaaaactaatgtcGCTCTTGTAGGAGTAATGTCACATGAGCTAGGCCATGTTCTCGGCATGCCTGATATTCCGTACACCACCAAGTGCCCCTCTGGCAGCTGTGTGATGTGTCAATATCTGAG TTCAAAATTTCCAAAGGATTTCAGTACATCCTGCCgctcaaattttcaaaaataccttTTATCTCAAAAACCAAAGTGCATACTGCAAGCACCTCTacctaaaaatataataacagaACCTGTGTGTGGGAACCAACTTCTGGAAACGGGAGAAGATTGTGATTGTGGCTCTCCTAAG GAATGCACGAACCCCTGTTGTGAGGCCACCACCTGCTACCTGACACCTGGACCTGAGTGTGGGGAAGAGACTCCGAAGCACAACAC agcaTGA